The Macadamia integrifolia cultivar HAES 741 chromosome 3, SCU_Mint_v3, whole genome shotgun sequence genome segment ttaaagagggtccgtttaaaaatcggttaaaacccgtttaacattaaacatgtccgtagcccgattaaggtgacccgattataacccgattaAGGTGGTCCGATTATAGCTTGAGGCCGACCGACTGAATGTAAAGCGTACCataccctcaataactaagctcGATTAGTTAGATGGGCGGACAcgatgtagcctttgaaagtcttcaagcccgattaaaccCGATCGAAACTGacccgacccgaccggttgacacccctacctacaTATCCACTTTGTGTGAAGGGTTTTCGTCTTCTCGAAAGTaagaattttcttttgaaacCGAAATGCTTTTGCTCAAAGGATCCTCGAATTCAGTCAGAGCACTATTCGATAGGACTTCTATGTCAAGTAATATCTGAATTGGGTCCAATCAATTCCGAAtcaattttcattcaaaaataGATTGGGAATCTGTTGGAGTCAGTCAGATTCTGCTTGAACTGGGATCGATGCATTATCGTGATGAGGGCAGAGGAGAAGAGGTAGCGGACAATGGGCTGaatggtgaagaagaagatgcctTTTGCTGCATATCATTGGCATTGACTTGCTTGTCCAAATGTCTTTGGAAACTTTGCCTTTTCTGTCGCATACTTAGCCCCACCCCACTCTTGTGGCCTTCTCCTTCGTTCCAATTTCCAACTCTTTCCTTCGCCAATGGACGTTTCTGCTGGATTTCCTTATGTGAATCTCGAggctctatctctctctttcttgtgaGGGATCGATAGCTTTCAGACCTGAGCAGAGATCCATATTATAGAAAACCCTGATTCGCTACTTTCGAAGTATCTCCCTTTCTTAATGAATTTTAATATCATTTTACTGTTATTAAGAACTAAGACCAATGGGTTTTGTTCAATCAACTCGTTTTTTGGGAAACTAGAAACtctgattcaattttttttttcattgatttttctGTGTGTTTCCTGAAAATTTGATGAGCATTGGCCCATGGGTGGATGGTTCAAGTAGATTTGGAGGTGCAGAGGAAGAAAATCTGTTTATTTATTCATCTGTGCCTGATTCAATTTCTGAAACCTTGAATTCAAGGCTAATTGATCCTCCTTCCCAACTAGACTTACAATTAGTACTGGGCAGTCAGGTTTAGGCATTGATTCTTTGCCTTATAGGCTTATATGGGATCTTTGATTATCCCTGTAATCTAATTGCTGTCAAAAaccaatataatttttttaatatgaatCTCAAATAACTGTTTAGATCTTGTTGCTCCCTGACTATTGTCCTTTCCATAAACATTTTTAAAGGAACTATAGCTGTTCTAAGACAGAGATCCCAGTTTTAAATCACAGAGACACATGGGCATCTATACCAGTCTAGAAAAATTAGTTCTGTTAATCTATGCAACTTGGAAGTtggtatttttatatatattagattttcatattatttttttgtttattttgtttattttgtttatttttttttatttttttgatgaaatcatCAAGAATAGAACAAGAGCATGTCTGTCAGTTTCATTTCAAAAATTGGTTTTCCAGTGGCTCagaattttttataaataaaattgcCAGTTTACACTTTACATGGGCATTGGGAAGTGGAAACTACCCATCTTGCCTTATTGCCTtacagacaaaataaaaattagacaatacaaaagataaaatagaagtTTCACTGTTTATTTACTATTTCTCCTAGTGGCCCATAATGATCCTTCAAGCTATCTTATTAAATCATGTCTCAACCAGGTTGAAGTCAGTTTCATGGatcatttttataaaattttaatgcatGCTAAGAAGCTTTCAATTAAACAAATTCATTAAGTTGGCCGCTTCAGTACACTGGGTCATTTAGTagcagaaaacaaagaagataagaTCAAAAGGCTCTTTGAATCAAGATCCACATTAGCTAGTTTTGTATAAATCGATTGAATTTGGTTTTCCATTACACCTGAATCAGTGAAAATCACATTATAGAATCTATGATTTAAGGaaagaatataaaattaatAAGGGACATGTTGGACCCAACAGTATGGTACGAATGTTCCGGCTTGGTGATTAAGTGTTTGATATAGCCTCTCGACATTTTTTGGGTAATGTTCTTTTCCTTTTAGGGAGAATTGTTAACTCATTGcttttttatatttgaattATACATGTCTAAAAGAAAGGAGGAGTTTCGGAATGTCCTTTCATATACGTGAGGATCCACATCattaaatgaaaagagagaaaagagagaagagagaaaagagagctTGTTAAGGGGGATGTACACCATGAGTGTGAGTGcaaggattttaaaattgaattggactgacctaatttggattggaattggcTGAGGCTGATCTCAATTCCTGTCTATTTGACCCGACGAAAATTAGTATTAAGATATTTTAAGCAAATTCCTATCAATTTTGGACCAAATTTCTTTTCATCATTCTCACATAATAAACAGTAGAACTCATTCTAATACTCCCTCTCCTATTTTGACCATTTGGGTTTCATATGAACCCAATATGGATGATATCATTGTCAAAGGAATCTTCTAATCCCTAATTGATGTAGGGAATATCAGATCCCTCCTCCCACTGCCCTGGTAGGAAACCCTCCCTTATTCCTATTATAATATTATTAACATGAGGGtgaccaccccaccccattCCTTTCTGGTAAGCGAAAGACCCTTAGGTGGCCAAAACCTAACAAACAAAGTGCCCCACATATCCAGCTCAATCCTATTGGTTCCTACTCTTTGGACAAAAAATACTGATTAGACTGATAGATTCATGTGTTTAATCTTTTAGGCTTTCTGCAACTCCAATAAGAATATATTAAAGAGTGAAGCAACGAAATCTCCTTCCTCCACAGTAAGAAAAAGTAGCTTTTCTAAGCCTATACCTTTCGACGacaagaaaaagggggagaggggTCCTCTACTCACCTTACCGCACCcacaattttccttcttttgtatcGAACTTGCTAAAGGTCAAGCTAATAaaacattttttattctttgattCCGTGACAAACGTTACTAACTTAGACACTGGAGGACAATTCAGGTATCGCCATCTcctaattcctcaaagagaTTAGCCAAAAGAAACCCACAAAACCCTTTCTCTTATGGAGCAGCATCCTATGTATTCTCCTTTATCCCTCACCTTTCAGCCCTTTTGAGGAATGAGGACCCTTTACTTCTCCTTAATGCTCTTTACTTCTTCACAATACCCCACCTTTGTTTCTCATTAGTGTCAAATCCTCTGCCTTCGTATTAGTATCCTACACATCTGTCAAAGCAAATCTGTGCTTCCCTTCCTATCTCATCTTTCATGGTTACAACTTAAACAGTACAAAGAGTAATGACCCTTCACTGGTAAGGACTGTTTACGTTTCTTGTGGGGTGCCCATTTAGAACTGATTAGAGAGGACTTGGTGCACGACAGGGATGGTCACCAACTCCCACTTGCTTTCCAACGAAAGAAGACTaataagagaaagagaatgtAAGGGGATAGAATGTGGGGAATTGggttatggggttttttttttttaatatattttcctaCACTCACGGCCACTATTTCCTTCCTTACATTTGTCTTGACCTTGTAGGATCTTGTAGAGAAAATTGTCCACTTTGGACATTGACATTGGACTCTACTCTGTGACTTTTCTTCAATGGTATTAAAGGTCACAAACTGATGTTCTTCTTTTAATGCGAAAAGCTTACCATTAAAAAAGTTCCCAAGTGAGGAATAGCTgagacagagagggagagagagtaaagAGCTAGTCAAAAGTTCCTAGTAGTACTTATGAATTCAAGTAAGCctttttttgtgatgttttgTTCAGATCCTGTTCTCACCGAATGATTACCTTCAGGTGGTGAGGGAGTTCTTCTGGGACATGGGTAGCTTCCCTGCAATGGGAGAAATGGGATTTTTAGTCTAATTGGGATTATCTCGGAACCCGTTTCGTTTAGTGGACTGCAGGGCGTTCAACAACCAACCTGGGTTAgtactctgtgtgtgtgtgtgtgtgtatgtgtgtgaatGTGGTTTCATTTTGGCTTCCATTAGAAGAGTTGTTTCTGTGAATCTGTAATGCTAATAAATGTTTTCCTTGTTCTGTTTTCTCTCCTTTCTGGACACTTCACTCCATCTCATGAAAAACTTATTGGATTTTCAGCTATTGTGGACGATTTCGACAATGGGGTTTGATTCTCTTGAGGAGAGTTATGGTAGGGAAATGCTTGGAGTTAAGTGGCATGATTCTTCTATGAATCTATCAAAGTTCATGGAAAGAGCTTCACGACACAAGCGTTCGAAGAGGTAGCTTATTCCAGCACAAGTTTttcatttctctcttcttttccatCAAGTTGATCGCAACCTGAATCGGATAGGATTTTGAAGTGGGTTTTGGGGAGATTGAAACTTAGAgcttcaacttttaaatgtggTGTAACCTCACAGGGTAGCCGGACTTCAAGTGCAAGCAGAAGAGTACAGTTTATTCGCAGACCATTTGTCTAGTTCCATTGGATCAAAATTACTCTCGAATTTCGTATACCcaaaaatgaaagaagagaCTCTGTAAAGAGAGGGAATCAGGATTTTCTCCTCTAAGAACTGTTGTGTTTCTGGGAATTTAGTTGAGAACcctctttgcttcttcttcttcttcttattcctcctTCAATTCTTATTTTTAGTTAGTAGGATTAGAACGTGAACTACCAAAGAGGAGGGTGTTTGTCATCATCATTGCCTCTGGGTCTTCTAACAGACATGAATCCATCTGGTTTATATTTGTACCATGATACTGAGATAGCACATTGCTTTTGAAGCAATCAGAAATGCCATCTTAATACTCTGTGTAGATTCTATGGAGACTGGGttcctccacccccccccccccccccctttttcttctttttgtagaATATTTAGATTAATTGTTACTGTTTGCAATGGCAGTTATCCTGAAAAGAGATTCAAGGAAGATGTTATGGTTACTAGCCCTGAAGCAACTCCTCGTCTAAAATTGGTGAGTTTAGGCTCCAGAGCTCACCTCCCCTTTCACTAAACCCTTTTGCGGTTGGAATTCTAGAATGCTGGTGTGAGGGCTCTTTCTTGGATATAGAATACAAAGCCCTTCTTCACCACGTCTTCCATATCCCTAACCTTCTGTTGATGTTTTCTGGTcttgtttttgttatttatttgtttgtctATTCAACCAAATATCTAGATAGTTGACCAGAAGGTAACTTCCTTCTGGAGCATCATTTTTCAAGCATTTTCCAAGTTCTTAATTTTAGGTTTTGTTTGGTACAAGGACATGGGACAAGGGAAGGGCCACACTGAATCAAAAGAGAACCAATCTCTTAGGTTGGGAGCACAAAGCACTTTGAAGCAAGAGGTATGGAGCTGAACTTGTATCTTCAGAATATTTAGAATTTACTATATCTAAAATGCTGTGAAAATATTTGGCATTTAATTTTCTGAAGTTTAGGTCGGCTAGGTGTAATTGTTCTCCACTCCTTAAGTTCCTAACAATTAATAGGATGTGTCTTCTAACACCTATAGTAAATCTTTTGTGATTCCAAAATGTGGCAAGTCCAAGTTCAATGGAACGGTTCATGGTCTGTGAGGTCTAGGTTTTGTCGTACCCCACTCCACaccaaaggaaataaaatagaagtaAAAAGAATTTCTAAACAGGATTTGGCCTCTTACGCAGATTTTGCAGCTTGAGAAACGATTACAAGATCAATTTGTGGTACGGAGTGCACTGGAAAAGGCATTGGGCTATAGGTCTTCCTCATATGATATTTCAAATGAGAACTCAATGCCGAAGGTACTTCTTTCCTGTCCTCTCAATTTCATGGGCAGATAAGAATTTCTTTTGATTGTAGAATAAAATGGATCATGGTTAATTTAGATTTTAGATGCATTTTTGCTATTGTTTTCTAAACTAGTAGTATCATTGCATCTTTCACTACCATCATAAGATGATGTGGAAATGTTGTGTGGATTTTCTAAGATTACTTAATTTGAGAGGGTCCTTTACCAACAATGTCAACATGCTGTTTAAAtttaacaacaactgcctagtgcaGTTGATGAGGTTGTGGTGCGATAAACCCacgctcaccaggaggtctcgagttcgagtctcctggcTGTACCTTCCCTCTCCCCACTTCTTTAGTGtacctattttaaaaaaaaaaaaaatgctgttTAAAGTTACTTATGGAGTCCTAGATGACAtggattttgttttattatcatTCTACTTTTCTAAATGAATAATTTCATTGTCATTCTTTTTTACTATATATTAACTCAATTTATCTTGCTTCAACCAACTCACATGACCACCTTTAAATTCAGCCTGCCAAGGAACTCATCAGGGAAATTTCACTGTTAGAGTTGGAAGTTGTGTATTTGGAACAATATCTTCTTTCACTGTACCGTAAAGCTTTTGACCAGCAAATTTCTGCCTTATCTCCATCTACCATGGAGGATAGAATAAAATCACCTTCATTCGCACAAAATGATATGTTCGTGAAAGTTTCTGGAGGTGATATATCCTCAGAGACAGAAAATTCAGCTATTCATTTGGCTCGTCCACCATTACACCGAGACTCCATTGGCAAGCCTCAGAAAGATTTAAGTGACATCGGGAGTGCTGAAAAGCTGTTTGATTCTGGCATTCACCGCAGCCATTCTTCTTTATCTAAACGTTCAGCTTGTATGACAAGGACTTCCCCACCAATGGATGCTCTAGATAGAGCTTTACGAGCATGCCATTCTCAACCCTTGTCTCTGATGGAGGTAATTTGGTATCTGTTAAATTTTTAGATGGCCTGTAGGATTCAACAATTTATAGGCCTCTTCTGATTGTGACTTTTGATGGTTTATCTACAGCATGCGCAGGATACCACTTCAAACGTAATCAGTTTGGCAGAACATCTTGGTACACGTATAGCTGACCATATTCCTGAGACACCTAACAAGCTTTCTGAGGATATGATCAAGTGCATGTCAGCTATATATTGCAAGCTTGCAGAACCCCCTCTGATGCATAATGGCCTttcatcttctcctttctcATCCTTGTCATCAGTGAGTGCTTTTTCTCCACAGGATCAGTATGATTTGTGGAGCCCTCGGTGCAGGAAAGATTCTTCATTTGATACACGGTTAGATAATCCTTTCCATGTGGAAGGGTTGACAGAGTTCAGTGGACCTTACAGCTCAATGGTAGAGATATCATGGATTTGTAGGGACAATCAGAAACTGAATGACATTGATGACATGCTACAAAATTTTAGGTGAGCAATTTGGGCAATTCTTCAAGCCTGTACAAGCTTCTCTGTTTCCAAATTTCAGATTCCTTCATTTAGTAAGGACAATGTTTTATAGGGCATCATGAACATCACTTGCAGTTATTGGTTTATTGCACTTCTTACGTGTTTGACTTATGAATTATTTCTTGCAGGTCTCTTGTTTGTCGATTGGAAGAAGTTGATCCTAGAAAGATGATGAATGATGAGAAGCTTCCTTTCTGGGTCAATGTACATAATGCATTGGTGATGCATGTAATGGCTGCTGATTGCTTtgttaatttaaaaattttatcatGGTGCTGACAGCCTTATAAAATTCTGTTGGTGCCATAAATGgtaatctttttttcttatctgcAGGCATTTTTAGCTTATGGGATTCCACAAAATAATATGAAAAGAGTGTCTTTACTCCTTAAGGTGAGCAGGGCCGCAATGATCTATTTTTGAGAAGACAATGCTGCGTGGTTTCTGTTTTCATATGTTTGTGTATTATCCAGGCTGCATACAATGTGGGAGGTCACACCATCAGTGTAGACACGATACAGAGTTCTATTCTGGGATGCCGTTCGCCTCGTCCGGGACAGGTGAATTTCCTTGTAAATGTTCTAAATCTGATTTGATCATTTACCATAAAATTTTGGTATCAACATATTCCTTTAATTATTTCCTCCCTTCTTAGTTTGCCTGTTTTGCACCctttttcttcattgttttcagtTTTTCTGTGCTATATTATGATTTGGATTTCAACCTTAAGGCtgattcttttccccttttagtGGTTTCGGTTGTTTTTTCCTACAAAGACGAAATTCAAGGCTGGAGATGATCGGCAGGCATATGCAATTGAACAACCTGAACCACTTTTACATTTTGCTCTTTGTTCAGGAAGCCACTCTGATCCTGCGGTACACCACTATCCTATACTATCTGTTATTCAAGCTCAACTCTTTTAGCATGAACAGTATTCTTGTTCCTGATGTTATTGCAGGCATActctattttgtttttgaacTGCTGCTTGAAAcaaaattggatttttaattAACAACCTAACAACTTTGCCTTTTTAAGTGGCAAATCTTCCAGAGAAACAAATTTACAAACTGAGCTTTTGCGTATGGTATATGATACCCTCATTTCCTTACTAGGCAACTTACATGATGATGAAAACCAGAATAATTTGTCATTCTATTTTGTCTACCTTATCCAACATCTTTGTTTTATTAATCTGGCCGACATTTAGCATTGTTGGGAAATCTTCATGAACCACGTTTCAGTGAGATTGTCGATCTTTCAATTTTGTAATCTAGAACTAGCCATATGATTTGTGCCCCAGATTTTCCAATAAAATTAGGTAAATATAATTTCAGGCATGgagcatttaattaattttcttttccctgGGATGGTTTGACCAATTAACTCTTGAACATTACCATACTAATCTCAATTCTGGAAACTGAACACAACCACAAATATTTACTGAACTCTTGAGTGGTCTGAGGTATCCAGGAACATGGCTAAGTCAGAAGCATTTTTTTGTCTCAACtatgaaatccagtttttcaTAATTCAatgatggggaaaaaaaatattgttttgaGTCTGCTTCTGTCAGAGTGCAAGATAGAAATGCAGAGGCCAATGTCTTCCTACAGTTTTGCAACCATTGTGCTTCCCCAGAACTTTCTGTTGACCGTAGTTATCTTTTGAGTTCTCCAGGTACGTGTATACACACCCAAGAGAGTGTTCCATGAACTTGAAGCTGCAAAAGAAGAGTACATTCGGGCCACCTATGGGGTACGCAAGGAGCAGAAGATCCTTTTACCAAAGGTTGTAGAGTCTTTTGCAAAGGATGCAGGATTGTGTCCTACTGGTGTGGTGGAGATGATCCAACAGTGTATGCCTGAAAGTCTGAGAAAGACCATGCATAGGAGACAGAATAGCAAAACCCGCAAGAGCATTGAATGGGTACCTCACAACTTTGCGTTCCGGTACCTGATATCCAAAGAACTTGGGAAATGACTGAATGCATAAAAAATGCCTAATGATCTCCATGTCAAGGAAAATATAAAGATCATAAAGCTCAAGAGTGTTGGTTTTCTGGAAAGTCAGGTCTTGATTCCCCTCCCCACTTTATCCATTTTGtacaaatgaaagagaaaatgaagcaAGATATTGTAGGATAGAATGGCTGCCTCATTTTGTATATTGTAATCCATATTATTCAGTATTATGCAATGAGTTTTGTAATTCTGCAGAATTAATGATCTCAAGCTCTTAGTTGTGCATTGGCTTCAGAAGTAAGTTTAATGGACTTCTTGTATGTAATATGTTAACACTAACTAGTAGgtacattataaataaataataaataaaaaaacccacttAGGTTATTAGCAAATAGAAATCCACTAATCTGCTGCATTAGTTGCCTTTTTAAGAGTATTAGTAGGTGTAAGAAATTAAGACTGGAAAATACCCATTATGATGATATTTACCTGTTCTCCAGCATCAGAAGACCCACTAAACAGTATGGTTGAAAATCTCTCTCCTTGTTCCTTGAACAAAATCAATGAATATTTTAAGCTAAGGACCGAGTTTTCATCCATCCACAgtgaaatgagattttttttcatcCACCACTTTTAGTGGTTGGATTGGATGGAACTCTTGGAACAATGCCGGGTCTTTTAGATCTTCTGAACAATAAGGAGGGAATAATAATGAGATCACATTGTTGGGATTCTCTTAAAATCCATATTGGACCAATCAATGGAGATACTTCCCTTGTTGTCCCTCTTTAAATCCAatataaggaagaaaaaatccattaaatataaataaacaGATATGCTATGGAGCCACTcttgaaatcacaaaatatttcatttttgcCCTCTTGTGCAGTGAATGTGCTTCAATCCCACACCCACTTTCGCTATTGCATTGAGTTGAGGCAGCTTAGGATGAAATTTGGGCCCAATAGCCTGAACCCATCAACTTTTTCTGGGCTTGGATTGGGATTCCATCTCATGGGCCAGGTTGGGTTTGAAAAATTCCGTCAGGGGCTGGGTTAGGATTAATTGAGGCGTCAGTTCAGCCTAGCCTAGCCTAGCCCAGCCCGAGCTGTGATAAACTTGGTGGACTCTCCCATCCTTAAGACTAAAGTCCACTCCACTTGCATATTCTGGCGGGCTTGGTTGGATTGAGCCCAAACAAGCAGTGCTAGGGTTGAGATACCCAATCAGAGATCAGGCCGGGCTAGTCTAGGGATGGACATAACTGATCTCGAACTGGGCTTATTACTGTATCCAAACACTGTCCTCACGATAGCGACGTGCGATTCACTCCGCCAAAACGTCATATGTAGTTTGTACACGTAGCATGAGAGAGAAGAATCAGTGACTCGCTCCCATTGCCACGGATCTAGACGGTTTCATAAGATCCGAGTCCGTCACTCTTCCTCCTGGCCACGGATTTGGACGGTTTCAACGGATCCCGAGTGCTCCCTGAAGAACTGAAACCGAAGAGAGTAAGGAACGATGGAGGGAGAACAGATAGGCGTAGTTCTCTCTCGAGCTTCTGAGCTTCGGTTGAAGATCAACAATTGTATCGATAAAGCAAGGACCCGCGACATTGACGGTGAAGTTGAAGATGATCATTCCGCCGAAGAAGACGGAGAAGCTGAAGATGACGACGGTAGCCTTTCCAGCATTCGCGATGCTCTCGAATCTCTCGAGGAGCAGCTTGTTTCCTTGCAGGTCATTTTACCTCTTTTGTCCTCGAGCCTTTTACTTCTGTACCTTTTGCCATTTTTTTCAGGGTTAGATTACACTTCATGATTTACATTTTGGCTTCTGAGGTCGTTCTGTGAGAACTAAGGATTTTTCTCGATTTAAATTAGAATTTTTGGTagaaccctaaatcctaattcCATCCCCACATGCTCGAGGCTAGGTGAGCTTATTCGGGTTAAGTTTGACTTCACTGCCactttg includes the following:
- the LOC122072950 gene encoding uncharacterized protein LOC122072950, with amino-acid sequence MGFDSLEESYGREMLGVKWHDSSMNLSKFMERASRHKRSKSYPEKRFKEDVMVTSPEATPRLKLDMGQGKGHTESKENQSLRLGAQSTLKQEILQLEKRLQDQFVVRSALEKALGYRSSSYDISNENSMPKPAKELIREISLLELEVVYLEQYLLSLYRKAFDQQISALSPSTMEDRIKSPSFAQNDMFVKVSGGDISSETENSAIHLARPPLHRDSIGKPQKDLSDIGSAEKLFDSGIHRSHSSLSKRSACMTRTSPPMDALDRALRACHSQPLSLMEHAQDTTSNVISLAEHLGTRIADHIPETPNKLSEDMIKCMSAIYCKLAEPPLMHNGLSSSPFSSLSSVSAFSPQDQYDLWSPRCRKDSSFDTRLDNPFHVEGLTEFSGPYSSMVEISWICRDNQKLNDIDDMLQNFRSLVCRLEEVDPRKMMNDEKLPFWVNVHNALVMHAFLAYGIPQNNMKRVSLLLKAAYNVGGHTISVDTIQSSILGCRSPRPGQWFRLFFPTKTKFKAGDDRQAYAIEQPEPLLHFALCSGSHSDPAVRVYTPKRVFHELEAAKEEYIRATYGVRKEQKILLPKVVESFAKDAGLCPTGVVEMIQQCMPESLRKTMHRRQNSKTRKSIEWVPHNFAFRYLISKELGK